A DNA window from Calliphora vicina chromosome 1, idCalVici1.1, whole genome shotgun sequence contains the following coding sequences:
- the LOC135952590 gene encoding uncharacterized protein LOC135952590, protein MSVFEKYMRAAEELISIEAMFTEEDFSGYTNEAYEFEKNELGKAWAKYKKLYEECSVDTVEKKKELVVVQTKHPQVRKTYVRFHALESVSDIIATNNAYASGSQTVSNNSNHTTTKVKQFKAHHTKVDSMQCKLCKENHKISSCTKFLNMDYKNRVSTLKKFRFCFNCLSIGHMYGDCNSPNGCSKCKRKHHTLMHREFLKNNNNQRQINGNSQSENQVSVVQQIQSTNTPGPSGMVQSTNTPGPSGIVQSHHTSVAKKVMLATAWVNIINFGSYYKVRALIDPCSDESFISEKIQHLLKLPTSPVSAEVTGLGGDVISRSCKMATFVIVSLFDQNVSLNVQALVVSRVTGNVPTHSFRPSSNVELPNLSYADPKFYESGEIDLLLGGDLYPLILRGGVQHGIFESLVAQETIFGWIVTGPTPSNVSPRSVRMSYMTKVSIDDQLTKFWELEEVSRRIVLSEEDKKCEEIYSSTTTRNSEGRYIVSLPFKSNFVSLGPNRHIALSQYLRTEKALMRNPEFKAQYDEVLKEYLALGHMKKIKNQESSPSYYLPHHGVFKPESTTTKLRVVFNASSRSSNGKSLNDLLYTGPILQTDLVTLILKWRFFQYVFNADISKMYRQILLKPEHRPFQKIVFRSSETNQIEDFQLNTVTFGLNCAPYLALRTILQLADDEEQRFPLGSQILRESMYVDDALVGTHTISDALAARDQLIGILLTAGFDLRKWTSNSKQILKNLPQEHLLNSEFLSLDDKSTTKTLGIHWNAIDDVFYFTTEKIMRKQAYTKREVLSIIARLFDPAGWLAPVVITAKILMQQMWLDKIEWDDAIKPMALKKWQDFILRYNDIDSIKLPRWIQYFPGCQIEFHGFCDSSELAYASTIYVRIEIGNKTWTNLLVCKTKVAPVRKPSLPRLELCGAVLLAKLVSNVIPNFKLKTYSLYLWSDSTIVLAWLRKPPCNWKTFVANRVATILEKVGNKNWFHVSSSYNPADLATRGLTPSELKENKLWWHGPEWLKLEKSSWPIVPSEFETAEESRKVQVNIARSSEKEDILDRFSNLSRAYHVISYMFRFYNLTRKRNSKNLKYETRRISAQELVFVRTRLFFLSQQQEFSNEFNCLTSKKKLDSRSPLLTLTPFIDKNNIIRANGRLGSTSCLSYNERHPIILAYGSRLARLYVEFVHTLVHHGGPRLVLNIVRQECWIIKVKNLIKTVIHNCKVCVLYRKKLQTQVMAALPEERTTLSRPFTNTGVDFAGPFEIKSFTGRYCRITKGYVCLFVCFSTKAIHLEAVSDLSTPAFLAALARFVARRGCPSSIFSDNGRNFVGAAREIDANFEKHVKELRDTAVENYGHQHLVWHFIPAAAPHMGGLWEAGVKSLKMHFKKTTGQLKYTFEEFSTLLAKIEACLNSRPLGPMSEEVNDLSALTPGHFLIGSTLLSPAEPEELSSPLSIVNRWRKIKSLQQEICRRWKDEYLKELHKRNKWKFPQIDLKVNDLVVLKNEPVCPTEWRLGRIIKVHTGNDGKVRVADIKTQNGRITRPIHKLVILPNCTT, encoded by the exons atgtccGTTTTTGAAAAGTATATGCGTGCTGCTGAAGAATTGATTAGCATTGAGGCTATGTTTACTGAAGAGGACTTTTCGGGATATACCAATGAAGCTTATGAATTTGAAAAGAATGAATTGGGCAAAGCTTgggcaaaatacaaaaaactttaTGAAGAGTGTTCTGTAGATACTGTAGAGAAAAAAAAGGAACTAGTAGTAGTTCAAACCAAACACCCACAAGTGCGTAAAACATATGTAAG GTTTCATGCTCTAGAAAGTGTTTCTGACATCATAGCTACAAATAATGCTTATGCCAGTGGTTCCCAAACTGTTTCTAATAACAGCAATCATACTACAACTAAAGTTAAGCAATTTAAGGCCCATCATACTAAAGTTGACTCGATGCAGTGCAAGCTATgcaaagaaaatcataaaattagttcttgtactaaatttttaaatatggattacaaaaatcgtgtttcaactttgaaaaaatttcgattttgcttTAATTGCCTTAGTATTGGACACATGTATGGAGATTGTAATAGTCCAAATGGTTGCTCCAAGTGCAAGAGAAAACATCATACGTTAATGCAcagggaatttttaaaaaataataataatcaacgTCAGATAAATGGCAATTCGCAAAGTGAAAATCAAGTTAGTGTTGTTCAACAAATACAGTCCACGAATACTCCTGGACCATCTGGAATGGTTCAGTCCACGAATACTCCAGGACCATCTGGAATTGTTCAGTCACATCACACTTCAGTTGCAAAAAAGGTTATGTTAGCCACAGCATgggttaatattataaattttggtTCATATTATAAGGTACGAGCTCTAATAGATCCATGTTCTGATGAgagttttatttctgaaaaaatacaacatttattgAAGTTGCCCACTAGTCCAGTATCAGCTGAAGTTACCGGTCTAGGAGGAGATGTTATAAGCAGGTCTTGTAAAATGgcaacatttgttattgtatcacttTTTGATCAGAATGTGTCTCTTAATGTTCAAGCTTTGGTCGTTTCCCGTGTTACCGGCAATGTCCCTACACACTCCTTTAGGCCCTCGTCTAATGTTGAACTACCAAACCTTAGTTATGCTGatccaaaattttatgaaagcgGTGAAATAGATTTGTTATTGGGAGGTGATTTGTATCCTCTAATTCTTCGTGGTGGAGTTCAACATGGTATTTTTGAATCGCTTGTGGCTCAAGAGACAATTTTTGGTTGGATTGTCACTGGCCCAACACCCAGTAATGTTTCCCCACGATCTGTAAGAATGTCTTATATGACAAAAGTTTCTATTGATGACCAGTTGACAAAGTTTTGGGAGTTAGAAGAAGTTTCTCGTAGAATAGTTTTATCAGAAGAGgataaaaaatgtgaagaaattTATAGTTCTACTACCACAAGAAATTCTGAAGGAAGATATATCGTCAGTCTACCCTTTAAGAGTAATTTTGTGTCACTTGGTCCTAATAGACATATTGCTCTTAGCCAATACCTAAGAACTGAAAAAGCTTTAATGCGTAATCCAGAATTTAAGGCTCAATATGATGAGGTCCTAAAGGAATATTTAGCTCTAGGACatatgaagaaaattaaaaatcaagaaaGCAGTCCAAGTTATTATTTACCTCATCACGGAGTATTCAAGCCAGAAAGCACAACTACTAAATTAAGAGTTGTTTTTAATGCTTCGAGCAGGTCATCAAATGGCAAAAGTCTCAACGACTTATTGTATACTGGCCCAATATTACAAACTGATCTAGTAACCCTAATATTGAAATGGCGATTTTTTCAATATGTCTTTAATGCGgacatttcaaaaatgtaccGCCAAATATTACTAAAACCGGAACATAGACcattccaaaaaattgtttttcgtaGTTCCGAGACCAATCAGATTGAAGATTTCCAATTAAATACAGTTACTTTTGGCTTAAATTGTGCGCCTTATTTGGCCCTTAGAACTATTCTTCAATTAGCTGATGATGAAGAGCAACGTTTTCcacttggttctcaaatattGCGTGAGTCTATGTACGTTGATGATGCTCTTGTTGGAACACATACAATTTCTGATGCTTTGGCAGCAAGGGACCAATTAATTGGTATTTTATTGACAGCTGGGTTTGACTTACGAAAGTGGACCTCAAactctaaacaaattttaaaaaatttgcccCAAGAGCATTTACTAAATTCAGAATTTTTGTCGCTCGACGATAAAAGTACTACGAAAACACTCGGAATACATTGGAATGCGATAGACGATGTCTTTTATTTTACTACAGAAAAAATAATGAGGAAGCAAGCCTATACAAAGAGAGAAGTTCTTTCAATAATAGCAAGGCTCTTCGACCCTGCTGGTTGGTTGGCTCCAGTGGTCATAACTGCTAAGATCTTAATGCAGCAAATGTGGTTAGATAAGATAGAGTGGGATGACGCTATTAAACCAATGGCTCTGAAAAAGTGGCAAGATTTTATTTTGAGATATAATGATATAGACTCTATTAAGCTTCCTAGATGGATTCAATATTTTCCAGGCTGTCAGATTGAATTTCATGGGTTTTGTGACTCGTCGGAGTTAGCTTATGCATCCACAATATACGTAAGAATAGAAATTGGTAATAAAACTTGGACAAACTTGCTCGTTTGCAAAACGAAAGTGGCTCCAGTAAGAAAACCCTCTCTACCACGCTTAGAGTTATGCGGAGCGGTTCTTTTGGCAAAATTAGTTAGCAATGTAATTCCCAACTTTAAGCTCAAAACATATTCCTTATATTTGTGGTCCGATTCCACGATAGTTCTAGCATGGTTACGAAAACCACCGTGTAATTGGAAAACTTTTGTGGCGAATAGGGTGGCTACAATATTAGAAAAAGTCGGAAATAAAAACTGGTTTCATGTATCCTCCAGTTACAACCCTGCAGATCTAGCAACCCGGGGGCTGACACCTTCGgagttaaaagaaaacaaactttGGTGGCATGGTCCTGAATGGCTCAAATTAGAAAAATCCTCTTGGCCCATAGTTCCATCGGAATTTGAAACCGCAGAAGAGTCGAGGAAAGTGCAAGTTAATATTGCTAGATCGTCCGAAAAGGAGGATATACTTGatcgtttttcaaatttatccAGAGCTTACCACGTAATATCATATATGTTCAGATTTTATAATCTTACAAGAAAGCGCAATTCTAAAAACCTCAAGTATGAAACAAGGAGAATTTCGGCTCAGGAATTGGTTTTCGTACGTACtcggttattttttttatcacaacAACAAGAATTTTCGAATGAATTCAACTGCTTAACTTCTAAGAAGAAACTTGATTCTCGTAGTCCTTTATTAACGCTCACGCCATTCATAGACAAGAATAACATAATTCGTGCTAATGGTCGTCTTGGTTCTACATCATGTTTATCCTACAATGAACGACATCCCATTATACTTGCGTATGGTAGCAGATTAGCTCGCCTTTATGTTGAATTTGTTCACACATTGGTTCATCATGGTGGCCCTCGTCTAGTCTTGAACATCGTCCGGCAAGAGTGTTGGATAATAAAggttaaaaatttgattaagaCAGTTATTCATAATTGTAAAGTTTGTGTCTTATAtcgcaaaaaattacaaacccAAGTAATGGCAGCTTTGCCCGAAGAAAGAACTACTCTAAGTCGTCCTTTTACGAATACCGGCGTTGATTTTGCGGGCCCATTTGAAATCAAAAGTTTCACAGGTAGATACTGTAGAATCACCAAGGGCTACGTGTGTctctttgtttgtttttctactAAAGCAATCCACCTCGAGGCAGTTAGTGATTTGTCTACTCCAGCGTTTTTAGCAGCTCTAGCCCGATTTGTTGCCCGTCGGGGATGCCCAAGTTCTATTTTCTCAGATAACGGAAGAAATTTTGTTGGCGCTGCAAGAGAAATTGATgcgaattttgaaaaacatgttAAAGAGCTACGTGACACTGCGGTCGAAAATTATGGACATCAACATCTAGTTTGGCACTTTATTCCTGCTGCAGCCCCTCACATGGGAGGATTATGGGAGGCTGGAGTAAAAAGTCTAAAAATGCATTTCAAGAAGACAACTGGACAACTAAAATACACGTTTGAGGAGTTTTCAACACTTTTGGCGAAAATAGAAGCATGTCTCAATTCGCGCCCGTTGGGGCCTATGTCAGAAGAAGTCAATGATTTGTCTGCTCTAACTCCAGGGCATTTTCTAATCGGTTCTACTCTGCTTTCTCCAGCCGAACCGGAAGAACTTTCTTCTCCACTTAGTATTGTAAATCGATGGCGCAAAATAAAATCGCTACAACAAGAAATTTGTCGACGGTGGAAAGACGAATACTTAAAGGAGCTGCACAAGCgtaacaaatggaaatttcccCAGATAgatttaaaagtaaatgacCTTGTTGTTCTAAAAAATGAGCCTGTTTGTCCTACTGAATGGCGCTTAGGTCGCATAATAAAAGTTCATACAGGCAATGATGGTAAAGTTCGTGTAGcagatataaaaactcaaaatggtAGAATCACCCGACCGATCCACAAATTAGTAATTTTGCCGAATTGTACTACTTAA